Sequence from the Acidimicrobiia bacterium genome:
GTACGGCTCGCATGCCACGGACACCGGTTCACCGGAGGTCCAGGTTGCGTTGCTTACCGAGCGTATCAACCATCTCACCGAGCACCTGAAGGTCCATTCCAAGGACCATCACAGCCGGCGCGGTCTGTTGATGATGGTCGGTCTTCGTCGTCGCCTGCTCGACTACCTGAAGAATCAGGACGTCGAGCGCTACCGGAGCGTCATCGCACGCCTCGGGCTGCGGCGCTGATCAAAGGCGGCCGATCCGGTCGCCTTTGTGCTGTCATGGGAGCAACGACAGTCGGGAGTGCGCCTCGTCAGTTGCTAGTTGCCAATCATCGACGCAATCGAAGGTTGACCACTGGTAATTGGCGGACGTGCGCTCCCTCGATGAAGAGAGAGACAACATGTCCGAGTTTTCGGCATCCGGCGTCGTAGGAGACGCCACCTTCCACTTTTCCACGGGCCGATTGGCCCCCCAGGCCGACGGCGCAGTCGAGGCCCGAGTCGGCGACACCGTGGTGCTTGCCACCGCCGTTGCCTCCCGGCGCCTTCGCGAGGGAGTCGACTTCTTCCCGCTGACGGTCGACGTCGAGGAGCGCATGTACGCCGTGGGGAAGATCCCCGGGTCGTTCTTCCGGCGTGAGGGACGCGCCACCGAGCGCGCCACCCTGTCGGCACGGCTCATCGACCGGCCGCTCCGGCCCTCGTTCAAGGACGGTTTCCGGTCCGAGACCCACGTGGTCGCCCTGGTGACCTCGGCGGACGAGGACCAGCCCTACGACGTGCTCGCCCTCAACGCCGCCTCGGCCGCCCTGATGGTGAGCCCGATTCCGTTCGAGGGCCCGATCGCCGGGGTGAGGCTCGCTTACCGCAACGGCGAGTGGATCCCGATGCCCACCTACGCCCAGATCGCCGAGTCGGTGTTCGAGCTGGTGGTGGCGGGCAAGCGCAACACCGAGGGCGGGATCGACATCGCCATGGTCGAGGCCGGCGCCACCGAGGAGGCCATGCGGCTCATCGCCGACGGCCAGGCACCCACCGACGAGGCCGCCGTCGCTCGCGGCCTGGAGGAGGCCAAGGCATACCTGAGCGCCCTGATCGACCTCCAGCTCGAGCTGCGCTCCCAGGTGTCCATCCCCGAGGTGGAGTTCCCCCTGGTCAGCGACTACTCCGACGACCTGTACGCCCGGGTCGAGGCCGCCGCCAAGCCCAAGGTGGCCGAGGTGGTCGAGATCGCCGGCAAGCAGGATCGCAACCTGGCCGAAGAGGCGGCCCGGGAGGCCACCATGGCCGAGCTCGGGATGGACGCCGATCACGAAGAGGCCGCCGCCGCCGGCCGCGCCTTCCGCAGCGTGATGAAGAAGGCGATGCGGGCGCGGGTGGTGAGCGACGGGATCCGGCTCGACGGGAGGGGCACTCGTGACGTGCGTCCCATCTCGGTCGAGGTGGGCGTGGTCCCCCGAGGGCACGGCTCGGCGATCTTCCAGCGTGGCGAGACCCAGGTTCTCAACGTCAGCACCATCGGGATGCTGCGCATGGAGCAGATGCTCGACACGATCGGGATCGAGGACTCCAAGCGCTACATGCACCACTACAACTTCCCGCCGTTCTCCACCGGCGAGACCGGCTTCATGCGCGGACCCCGCCGGAGAGAGATCGGTCACGGCGCACTCGCCGAGAAGGCGCTGCTCCCGGTGATCCCCACCGAGAACGAGTTCCCATACGCATTCCGACTGGTGTCGGAGGTGCTCTCGTCGAACGGATCGTCGTCGATGGCGTCGGTGTGCGGTTCCAGCCTGTCGCTGATGGACTGTGGCGTGCCGATCGCCGCCCCCGTCGCCGGGGTGGCCATGGGCCTGATCGCCCATGAGGGCGGGTTCGTCACCCTGACCGACATCCTCGGAGCCGAGGACGCCCTGGGCGACATGGACTTCAAGGTGGCAGGCACCGCCGAGGTGATCACCGCCCTGCAGCTCGACACCAAGATCGAGGGGCTGCCCGCCGAGGTGCTGGCCGCGGCCCTCGACCAGGCCCGTGAGGCACGGCTTCACATCCTGGCCGAGATGGCGAAGGTGCTCTCCGCCCCCAGGGCGGAGCTGAACCCGATCGCCCCCCGCATCGAGGCGGTGGTGATCCCCAAGGACAAGATCGGCGAGATCATCGGGCCCAAGGGCAAGATGATCCGCGAGATCGAGGAGCAGACCGGGGCCACCCTCGAGATCGAGGACGACGGGACGGTGCGCATCGGCGCCGCCGACGGCGACGCCCTGCGCATGGCCAAGGAGCGGGTGCTCGGCATCGCCTTCCCGCCCGAGGCCGAGTTGGGCAAGGAGTACGAGGGCGAGATCGTGAACATCACCAAGTTCGGCGCCTTCGTCAACATCCTTCCCGGCCGCGACGGCCTGCTGCACATCTCCAAGATCGGGGGTGGCCGCCGCATCGAGAACGTCGAGGACGTGTACTCGCTGGGCGACAAGGTGCAGGTGGTGGTGCGTGAGATCGACGACCGGGGCAAGGTGAGCCTCGACCTGGCCGGTGCGGAACCGTCCCCGGGCGGGGACGACGAGCCACGCGAGCGCCGCGAGCCCAGGGGTGACCGCGAGCCCCGCGGCGACCGCGAGCCCCGACCCGACCGTGGCGGAAGGGACCGCGGCCCGCGTCGCGACGGCGACGGCGCCGCCGCCCGCAGCGGGTCGCCGGCGTCTCCGGCCAAGCCGGGACGTCAGGTGGTCTCCTTCGAGGACGAGTTCGAGTCCGGCATCTGAGCCGGCTCGCCATCGAGGATCCACGGGGCCTCCCTTCGGGGAGGCCCCGTCGTCGTCGGATCGGTAGCCTGCGGCGATGACCACCTCCAGCCGACCCCAGATGCCGCCGATCGCCGACGAGGCGGGCATGGCCGACCTGCTCGCCGAGCAGGTGATCGGCGTGCTCTGCAGCCACAACCCCGACGGCACCATCCATGCCGCCCCCACCTACTTCCTCCACGAGGACGGGCTCTACGTGATGGGCACCCAGGATGGGTCCCAGCGGGTGAAGAACCTGCGGCGCGACCCGCGAGCCACCCTCCTGGTGGAGCGACGCCAGGAGCCGTACCGGTCGGTGACCGTCTACGGGCGGGCCGAGGTGCTCCCCGGCGACCTGGAACGCCGGATCCGGATCCTGGAGCGCGTCTCGCCCCGGGAGGAGGCCGAGCAGTTCGCCGGTTGGCTGGCCGCCGAGTGGGGCCTGATCGAGATCAGGCTGCACCCGCAGCGCCTGGTCACCGTGGACTACTCCTAGCGGGAGAACGTCCCCATCAGGGTCGCCCGGGCGAGGATCCTGCCCTCCATGGCGGCGTGCAGGGCCTCCTTGCCGGCGCCGGGCGCCAGGTCGAGCGGCCGGTCCAGGGCGTACACCGTGAAGAAGTAGCGGTGGGTGCCCCCGGGCGGGCAGGGCCCCCGGTAGCCGGTGGTTCCCCACGAGTTGCGCCCCTGGGTGCCGGGAGCAGCACCTTCGGGGAGGGTGTCGAAGGGATCCATGTCGTAGGCGACCCAGTGGTCCCAGGTGCCGCCGGGAGCGTCGGGATCATCCATGATCAGGGCCAGTGCGGCGGTGCCCGGGGGAAGCCCCTCGATCGTGAGCGGAGGCGACAGGTCGGGGCCATCACAGGTGTGGCGGGCGGGGATGGGGCTTCCCTCGGTGAATGCGGTGGAGGTCAGGTGCATGGTCGCCTCCGGTGTGGTCGTGGTGTCGGCCGGGGCCGTGGTCGGGGGAGTGGTGACGGCGGGGTCGTCGCCGCAGGCGGCGACGGCGAAGAGCAGGGCCGTCAGCACCGCCGCCACTCGCATGACGCCACCTCCCGGTCGGATGGTATCTCCCTCCCCTCCTCCTTCCCATCGAACATGTGTTCGATTAGGATGATCCGCCCTTGGAACCGGCCTCTCTCCTCACAACGTCGGCGGGCGCCCCGTCGCCCCTTCCGGCGTCGCCCGTCGACCTGGCCGCCGCTCCCGGGCGAGTGCTGGGCCTGGTCGGCGCCCCCGGATCGGGGCTGACCCGTCTCGCCCTCACCCTGGTGGCGGAGCACCCCGGCCCGGTCGCCGTCCTGGACGTCCGGGGCTGGCTGTGCCCGACGTCGGCCTGGGAGGCGGGCATCGACCCGGAGAACCTGGTGGTGGTGCGCTGCGGGGATCGGGCCGCCTGGCCCCATGTCGCCGCCTCTCTGGTGGAGGGGTTCGCGGTGGTCTACGCCGAGGTGCCGCCTCACCTCCCCGATGCCGTCCTGCGCCGCCTCGCCGCCCTGACCCGGGCCCGTCGCTGTGCCCTGATCCTGCGTCCGGTGGGCGGCGACATCCCTTCCGGGGTGCTGCACCTGCGGCTGGAGTCGGTGGGGGTGGCCTGGGAAGGGGTGGAGCAGGGGCACGGCGCCTTGACGAGACGCCGCCTCGTCCTGCGGGCCGGGGGCAAGGGGGCCCGTGGCGTCGAACAGGTCGTGGAGATGGAGGACGATGGCACGCATCCTCTGCGTGTGGTACCCCGATTGGCCGCTGCGCCGCCCGGACTCGCCGCCGGATAGTCCCTGCCAAGTGGTGGACGCCGCCGGGACGGTGGTGGCCGCATCCCCGCAGGCCCATGCCCTGGGCGTCCGGATGGGGATGCGCCGCCGCGAGGCCGAGGTCCTGGCGCCGACGGCGGTGACGCTGCTCGCCGACCCCGGTGCCGAGACTGCCGCCTTCGAGCCGGTGGCCGAGGCGATCGAGGCGGTGGTGCCCCGCATCGAGATGGCAGGCCCCGGCCAGGTGTTCCTGCCGGTGGCCGGGGCGGTGCGCTACTACGGCTCCGAGCCGGCGGTGGTGGAGCGGGTGGTGGCCGCCGCCCGCTCCGTGGCCCCGGGAGGGTGCTTCGGTCTGGCCGACGGTCCCTTCGCCGCACGGATGGCCGCCGAACGGGCCGGGCCCGAGCCGCTGATCGTGGGCGACACCGCCGCCTTCCTCGCCGACGTCGACGTGGCCGCCATCGGGGTGGCGGAGCTGGTCGACACCTTCCGCTGGCTGGGGATCGGCACGCTGGGCGGGCTGGCCGCCCTGCCCCGGGAGGCGGTGGCCTCCCGCTTCGGTCCCGCCGGCCTGGAGGCTCACCGCATCGCCGGTGGCGAGGACCGCCCGGTGCGGCCACGACGCCCCGCCGAGCCGTTGCTGGTCGAAGAGGCGTTCGACCCGCCCCTGGACGACTTCGAGCGTGCCGCATTCGCCGCCCGCGCCCTGGCGAGCCGGCTGCTGGAGGCGGTGGCTCCCACGGGGGCGATGCCGCACCGGGTGGAGGTGGAGGCCGAGGCCGGCTCCGGCCCGGTGCGGGCCCGCACCTGGCGCAGTGCCCATCCCTTCTCCGAGATCGAGCTGGCGGAGCGGGTGCGCTGGCAGCTGCGTGCCTGGATCGAGGCCGGGGGTGTGCCCGGAGGGGTGGCCCGGCTGCGTCTCATCCCCGCCGACCTCTCCGACCGGGGTCGGCAGCTGCGCCTCGGCCAGGATGCGGCGTCGGAGGCCGACGCCCATAGGGCGCTGGGGAGGGTGCAGGGCCTGGTCGGGCCCGACGCCGTGCTCCAGGCGGCGCCCCAGGGCGGCCGTGACCCGGGGGAGCGGGTGCTGTGGCGCCGCTGGGGCGAGGAGGCGCCCGCCCGTCCCCTCGACCCGGCGGCCCCCTGGCCGGGACGGCTCCCCGATCCCTCGCCGGCGCTGGTGCCCCCGGAGCCGCAGCCGTTCGAGGTGGAGTGGGATGGTGGATTCCCGGTGCGGGTGCGCCTGGGCTCCCGCTGGGAGCCGGTGCTGGGTTGGGCCGGCCCGTGGCGTCGCACCGGGCGGTGGTGGGATGGGGAGGAGGCCGCCGACCGCTACCAGGTGGTCACCTCGGCCGGGGCCTTCCTGTGTGAGGTCCGCCAGGGCCGATCGTGGCTGGTGGGGGTGTACGACTGAAGGGATGCGGGTAAGTTGACCTCGGTGGACCGACAGGTCCAATCCCAGGTCTTGACTGGGAGATCCCACCAGCAAGTCGGCCGAAAAACCGCGCCTACGCACGCCCGGCCAAGCGGCGCCTGCGGGTTCCCCGACTCACGCTGTACTGCCACGACAAGAGAATATGGAGTCTGTGAGTAGCAAGATTTGGCCAAACACGATATACTGCAGACGTCAAGGAGGCCGTGTTGGCACGACTGGGCCGTCCAAGGCACCCAGCTAGCCCGTTCTGTCAACCGTGTGCCCGCGGCTCTCTCCTAGTCACCGCTCTGGTCGGCGTCTTGGTCTTCTTGGTGGTTTCGGTCGCCCTCGCCAACTTCGGAGCGACCCCAGATTGCGGGTACGTGATTGGAAGCAGCGGTTCGGACCCGTTCACTTCGTGTGTGAGTTTGGCGAACAACAAGTGGCATGCGGTCCGGCCGTACAGCTTCAGTAACCAATGGACGGGGATGGACACAGCTGTCCAGAACTCGCTGACCTACGATTACAACCCAACAGATCTTGACGCTTACTGGACGACCACCGACAACCTTCCAGACGTTCGTGCGTGGGATTGGTACTACCCCGAGTATCCCGGAATCGTTGCATGGGTCGATTGTCCCGCCGACAACACACAACTCGGAGGTTCCGGGGCGTCACGATATTGCAGGGGCCAGATAATACGTTTCAACGCCGAGTTTGCGCCTTACTTCAACCAACTGGGGCGAGACTGGGTGGCCTGCCACGAACTTGGTCACACGGTCGGACTCCAGCATTCGACCGACAACGACTCCTGCATGGAGCCGGACCCGAGCAACGGGGTGGAGCATGTGCTCACGGTTCATGATGAGAACCACATCGATGGTCAGTACTGAGAGACCGGCTCGCACGATCGGCGTGTTTTCGGTGCTGGTGGGCGTGCTGGTGCTGCTCTCCGTTGCCGCTGCAGTGACCATCTGGGACGACCGTTATTCCCGCGAGGCGGTCACCGCGGTGACGACCGGCCTCCCACAGCCCGATGCCGCGACCGGCGATGCGGCCGAGAGTCGATACCAAGGCTCGACCGGAGCCTCGATGGCCGTCCGGTACTGGTCGGGTTTCGCACTCCCGGCGGCAATCGAGATCGAGCACTACGACTCGCTCTCCCAGATGGTCAACTCATCGACCGCAGTGGTCCTGGTGCGTGCGCTCGGTCCAGGGCCTCACTGGTCTGGCCAGGGTGACCCTGCGAATCCGTCAGACAAGACTGGGGTCTCCAGCCTGCGGGTCGAGGTCGTCGAGGTGCTCGCCGGCCAACTCGACTTTGTCGACGGCTCGGTGGTGGCTGTGACCGGCCTCAACGTGCCCTCAGGCGTCGCTACCGACGATCCGGCGATCCTGTTCCTCAGGAGCCACCAGGAGCGGCTCGTTCCGCCGGCGACCTTCGCTGATCCCCGAGCACAGGAACGGTACGACCGACACCTCGCCGACTTCATGGCGTTCGCCTGGGACAAGTACCGTCTGGTGAGCACGCAAGGCGTGCTGGTCGGTGTCGATGGCGGGACCGCGAACCCGGCGAGGGACTGGCTGGACCCGGTTGCGGGAGAGGTTCGCTCGATGACGATGGAAGAGGTGGCTGCCCGGATACGGGCGGTGGCCGGTCATCCGGAGCTCGCCAAGCCGCTCGATGCCCACGTCTGTTGTGAGCCGTCGAAGTAGACACAGAAGGGTCGCGCTGCCTGGTCGAGCCTCACCTGGAAGCCTCGCCGGCTCGGTCGGAATAGACCCTCGCCACGTAGGTCAGCGTGGCGCCCTCGTACTCCGCTCGCACCTCGTAGCAGCGGCTCCCCACCGAAGGCTCGAACCCGGTGATCATGAAGGTGCCGATGTCGGGGCGGGTCCCGTTGGACACATCGGTGATGACGATGGGCTCCTCCGCCGCGTCCAGGCGGGTGACGGTGACCGTCATGTCGGGTCCGTGCACGAAGGCCTCCGAGCCGTAGGTGAAGTGCCGGCTCCAGAAGAAGAGCTTGTCGCCCAGGAAGTAGATCGACGCCCCCTCGAACGGGATCATCGTCCACAGGTCCTCGGTGCCGTACCACTGTGCCTCGTAGATGTCGGGTGGTGTCTCCGGGTAGGGAGCGGGCGGCACGAACCACGGATCGTCCACGACGGTCGCCGGGCACACATCGCCTGCCGCCGGCTCGGGGCCGAGGCGGGACCAGGTGATGGTCGCCCCCACCAGCACCAGGGCTGCGGCGAACGCCACCCAGGGAAGCGCCCTCCGGCCGCCCCCGGTGTCTCCGATGGCTGCGATCCGTTCCTCCACCGTCCGCAGTACGCGCCGCCCATCGGCCGAGGCCGCCCAGGTCTCGCCCTCGCCGGGCTCGATGGGATCTGGAATCCGGGTCACTTCGGGTCACCTCCCGTCAAGGTCTCCAGCCGCCTACGGGCCCGACTAAGCCGCTTCCGGTAGGCGGAGGGACTGATCCCCAGCACCACCGCCGCCTCGTCGGCGGCGAGCCCCTCCCATGCGGAGAGGAGGAGCGCCTCCCGGTCGCCTCTCGACAAACCGGCGAGCGCATCCCCGGCATCGACCGACTCCGTCGCCGGATTGGCCACACCGGCGGCTCCGCCTGCAATCCGATGCACCAGTAGGGCACGGCGCCGTTCGGCCCGCCGTCGGGTGGCTATCACCCGCCTGGCCACGCCGTACAGCCAGGGCAGCGGCCGTTGCGGGCGCCGGTCCCGGTGGCGCCACGCCACCACGAAGGTGTCGGCAACGACGTCTTCGGCGGCGTCTCGTCCCACGCGGCGCACCGCATACGCATAGATGCTCCCGGCATGGCTTCGCCACATCTCGTCGAGCCACAGTCGTTCGTCTTGCACGGTCTCACCAGGGTATGTGGCCGCCTTCCACCCCGTCGTGACCGGTCGATCGCCTAGCCTCCCGGGGAGGAGGTGCCCATGGACCGGGACGACTGGGACCAGCGCTACCGCCAGAAGGAGCTCCTGTGGAGCGCCGAGCCCAACCGCTTCCTGGTCGATGCGGTTTCCGGGCTCGACCCGGGCCGGGCCTACGACCTGGCAGGCGGAGAGGGACGCAACGCCGTCTGGTTGGCCGAACAGGGCTGGTCGGTGACCGTGGTCGACTGGTCGACGGTCGCCCTGGAGAAGGGGCGCCAGCTGGCGGCGAGCCGTGGAGTGGGGGTTCACTTCGAAGAGGCCGATCTCCTCGACTGGGCCCCGCAGGAGCGGGTCGATCTGGTGGCCGTGGTGTACCTGCAGCTCCCGCCCCGGGAGCGTCACGTCGTATGGCGCGCCGCCGTCGATGCGCTCGCCGCCGGCGGCACCCTGGTGGTGATCGGTCACGACTCCTCCAACCTCGAGGAGGGCTACGGGGGTCCGCAGAGCCCCACCGTGCTCTACACCGCCGACGAGGTGGTGGAGGTGCTCGGCGATCGGATCGAGGTGGTCAAGGCACAACGGGTGGAGCGCCCGGTCGAGACCGAGGACGGAACGATCCGGGTGGCAGTGGACAACGTCGTGGTGGGCCGCCTGGCCGTGTGATCCGAGGCCCTTCCTTGGGCCCGGTGAACCTGGTCACCGATTGGCCCTGATCTCCTCGTACTGTGCCTCGACCACTCCCCGCACCCGATCCCGAAGCCCGTCGATGTCGGCGGTGGTCATCCCTTCCGTCGGGATCGGCTCGTGGATCACGAGCCGCACCCGACCCCCCATGATGAGCGGTGAGCCCGGCTTCCACACCCGTTCGCTCCCGGCGATCGTGACCGGGACCACGGCCATGGCGTTGTCGATGGCGATCCGAAACGCCCCCTTCTTGAACGGTCTCATCTCGGCATCCCGGGACCGGGTGCCTTCGGGGTAGATCACCAGCGAGAGTCCCTTCTCCACCACCGTCGCCACCTGCCGGTTGACCACCCGATGCATCCCGGTGCCGGCGCCACGGTCGGTGACCACCATGTCGATGGCGCGCATCGCCCGCCCCAGGATCGGCACCTTGAACAGCTCCTTCTTGGCCAGGAAACGCACCGAGACCGGCAGCCGGCCGACCATGACCGGGACGTCGATGTTGGACAGGTGGTTGCCGGTGAAGACGTAGGAGGCGTTGGGGTCGATGCGCTCCAGACCCTCCACGGTCACCCGGGCGCCCGTCGTCCACAGGAAGACGTGCGCCCACAGCCGCATCGTCGGCGTCACCTGCCGGGTGTCGGGCCGGATCCACAGGAGCACGATCAGATACGAGCCGAGTGCCAAGGTGGTGACCAAGAGCGAGAGCAGGGCGATCAGGGTTCGAAGCGGGGAGAGGATCGCCCGGAGCATCCCGGTAGGCTACCGAACCCCTCAAGAGGTCCCCGTGCCCGACATCCTCCTCGAAGTCGCCGACCACGTCGCCACCGTCACCATGAACCGGCCGGAGCGGCGCAACGCCTTCACCGTGGAGATGTTCGACCTCCTCGGCGACACGCTCCAGGTGGCCGCCCGCGACCCGCGGGTTCGCTGCATCGTGCTCACCGGGTCCGGTGACGCCTTCTCCTCCGGGCTCGACCTGGCCGAGGCCGCCGGGCAGGTGGATCGCCTGGACCGGATCGCCTTCGAGTTCGACGCCGACCGTTCCCCGGCGATAGTGCTCCAGAGGATCGAGGTCCCGGTGGTGGCTGCGATCAACGGCCCCGCCGCCGGGTACGCCGTGGGGATGGCGATCAACGCCGACATCCGGGTGATGTCGGCGTCGGCCCG
This genomic interval carries:
- the rpsO gene encoding 30S ribosomal protein S15, which codes for MTDTKTIVAEYGSHATDTGSPEVQVALLTERINHLTEHLKVHSKDHHSRRGLLMMVGLRRRLLDYLKNQDVERYRSVIARLGLRR
- a CDS encoding polyribonucleotide nucleotidyltransferase — translated: MSEFSASGVVGDATFHFSTGRLAPQADGAVEARVGDTVVLATAVASRRLREGVDFFPLTVDVEERMYAVGKIPGSFFRREGRATERATLSARLIDRPLRPSFKDGFRSETHVVALVTSADEDQPYDVLALNAASAALMVSPIPFEGPIAGVRLAYRNGEWIPMPTYAQIAESVFELVVAGKRNTEGGIDIAMVEAGATEEAMRLIADGQAPTDEAAVARGLEEAKAYLSALIDLQLELRSQVSIPEVEFPLVSDYSDDLYARVEAAAKPKVAEVVEIAGKQDRNLAEEAAREATMAELGMDADHEEAAAAGRAFRSVMKKAMRARVVSDGIRLDGRGTRDVRPISVEVGVVPRGHGSAIFQRGETQVLNVSTIGMLRMEQMLDTIGIEDSKRYMHHYNFPPFSTGETGFMRGPRRREIGHGALAEKALLPVIPTENEFPYAFRLVSEVLSSNGSSSMASVCGSSLSLMDCGVPIAAPVAGVAMGLIAHEGGFVTLTDILGAEDALGDMDFKVAGTAEVITALQLDTKIEGLPAEVLAAALDQAREARLHILAEMAKVLSAPRAELNPIAPRIEAVVIPKDKIGEIIGPKGKMIREIEEQTGATLEIEDDGTVRIGAADGDALRMAKERVLGIAFPPEAELGKEYEGEIVNITKFGAFVNILPGRDGLLHISKIGGGRRIENVEDVYSLGDKVQVVVREIDDRGKVSLDLAGAEPSPGGDDEPRERREPRGDREPRGDREPRPDRGGRDRGPRRDGDGAAARSGSPASPAKPGRQVVSFEDEFESGI
- a CDS encoding pyridoxamine 5'-phosphate oxidase family protein; protein product: MTTSSRPQMPPIADEAGMADLLAEQVIGVLCSHNPDGTIHAAPTYFLHEDGLYVMGTQDGSQRVKNLRRDPRATLLVERRQEPYRSVTVYGRAEVLPGDLERRIRILERVSPREEAEQFAGWLAAEWGLIEIRLHPQRLVTVDYS
- a CDS encoding YbhB/YbcL family Raf kinase inhibitor-like protein → MRVAAVLTALLFAVAACGDDPAVTTPPTTAPADTTTTPEATMHLTSTAFTEGSPIPARHTCDGPDLSPPLTIEGLPPGTAALALIMDDPDAPGGTWDHWVAYDMDPFDTLPEGAAPGTQGRNSWGTTGYRGPCPPGGTHRYFFTVYALDRPLDLAPGAGKEALHAAMEGRILARATLMGTFSR
- a CDS encoding DNA polymerase Y family protein; the encoded protein is MVDAAGTVVAASPQAHALGVRMGMRRREAEVLAPTAVTLLADPGAETAAFEPVAEAIEAVVPRIEMAGPGQVFLPVAGAVRYYGSEPAVVERVVAAARSVAPGGCFGLADGPFAARMAAERAGPEPLIVGDTAAFLADVDVAAIGVAELVDTFRWLGIGTLGGLAALPREAVASRFGPAGLEAHRIAGGEDRPVRPRRPAEPLLVEEAFDPPLDDFERAAFAARALASRLLEAVAPTGAMPHRVEVEAEAGSGPVRARTWRSAHPFSEIELAERVRWQLRAWIEAGGVPGGVARLRLIPADLSDRGRQLRLGQDAASEADAHRALGRVQGLVGPDAVLQAAPQGGRDPGERVLWRRWGEEAPARPLDPAAPWPGRLPDPSPALVPPEPQPFEVEWDGGFPVRVRLGSRWEPVLGWAGPWRRTGRWWDGEEAADRYQVVTSAGAFLCEVRQGRSWLVGVYD
- a CDS encoding matrixin family metalloprotease, whose translation is MDTAVQNSLTYDYNPTDLDAYWTTTDNLPDVRAWDWYYPEYPGIVAWVDCPADNTQLGGSGASRYCRGQIIRFNAEFAPYFNQLGRDWVACHELGHTVGLQHSTDNDSCMEPDPSNGVEHVLTVHDENHIDGQY
- a CDS encoding sigma-70 family RNA polymerase sigma factor, with translation MQDERLWLDEMWRSHAGSIYAYAVRRVGRDAAEDVVADTFVVAWRHRDRRPQRPLPWLYGVARRVIATRRRAERRRALLVHRIAGGAAGVANPATESVDAGDALAGLSRGDREALLLSAWEGLAADEAAVVLGISPSAYRKRLSRARRRLETLTGGDPK
- a CDS encoding class I SAM-dependent methyltransferase, producing MDRDDWDQRYRQKELLWSAEPNRFLVDAVSGLDPGRAYDLAGGEGRNAVWLAEQGWSVTVVDWSTVALEKGRQLAASRGVGVHFEEADLLDWAPQERVDLVAVVYLQLPPRERHVVWRAAVDALAAGGTLVVIGHDSSNLEEGYGGPQSPTVLYTADEVVEVLGDRIEVVKAQRVERPVETEDGTIRVAVDNVVVGRLAV
- a CDS encoding lysophospholipid acyltransferase family protein — encoded protein: MLRAILSPLRTLIALLSLLVTTLALGSYLIVLLWIRPDTRQVTPTMRLWAHVFLWTTGARVTVEGLERIDPNASYVFTGNHLSNIDVPVMVGRLPVSVRFLAKKELFKVPILGRAMRAIDMVVTDRGAGTGMHRVVNRQVATVVEKGLSLVIYPEGTRSRDAEMRPFKKGAFRIAIDNAMAVVPVTIAGSERVWKPGSPLIMGGRVRLVIHEPIPTEGMTTADIDGLRDRVRGVVEAQYEEIRANR